From one Arsenicicoccus dermatophilus genomic stretch:
- the amiA gene encoding streptamidine family RiPP has translation MENDIAVEIQETEHLAHLSASHSNALVENPFEV, from the coding sequence ATGGAGAACGACATCGCCGTGGAGATCCAGGAGACCGAGCACCTGGCCCACCTGTCTGCGTCCCACTCGAACGCCCTCGTGGAGAACCCCTTCGAGGTCTGA